The Triticum dicoccoides isolate Atlit2015 ecotype Zavitan chromosome 6A, WEW_v2.0, whole genome shotgun sequence genome has a window encoding:
- the LOC119316812 gene encoding protein ORANGE-LIKE, chloroplastic-like encodes MSCLAASSATPPASRPTAQRLFVAVAAPPRWRSVEPHRAVWRSEGPRALTMLRRCSPAGDSRAPGDGSLSSFCIIEGPETIQDFVQMQSQEIQDNIKSRRSKIFLLMEEVRRLRVQQRIRAAESRCSSSEENEMPEMPSTIPFLPYTSPKTMKQLYLTSFSFISGIIIFGGLIAPILELKLGLGGTSYEDFIRNMYLPLQLSQVDPIVASFSGGAVGVISALMLVEVKNVRQQEKNRCTYCHGTGYLPCARCSASKMLLGTKRFSLSTTERCSNCSGAGKVMCPTCLCTGMAMASEHDPRIDPFD; translated from the exons ATGTCTTGCCTCGCCGCGTCCTCGGCGACGCCGCCAGCGTCAAGGCCTACGGCCCAGCGTCTGTTTGTTGCGGTGGCCGCTCCTCCCCGTTGGCGGTCCGTTGAGCCTCATCGCGCTGTATGGAGGAGTGAAGGCCCCCGGGCTCTAACGATGCTACGGAGGTGCTCTCCCGCCGGCGACTCCAGGGCGCCCGGAGACGGCAGCCTATCCAG TTTTTGCATTATTGAAGGCCCAGAGACAATACAAGACTTCGTTCAGATGCAATCACAAGAGATTCAAGACAACATCAAGAGTCGGCGCAGCAAAATATTCCTTTTGATGGAAGAG GTCAGACGACTGCGGGTGCAGCAGCGAATCAGAGCTGCTGAAAGCAGATGTTCCAGCAGTGAAGAAAATGAGATGCCGGAGATGCCATCTACCATTCCGTTTTTGCCTTATACG TCACCAAAGACAATGAAGCAACTCTACTTGACATCATTCTCTTTCATATCTGGGATAATCATTTTTGGTGGCTTAATAGCCCCAATA CTTGAACTGAAATTAGGGCTTGGTGGTACCTCTTATGAAGATTTTATACGGAACATGTATTTACCTCTTCAGTTAAG TCAGGTAGATCCCATAGTGGCGTCCTTTTCAGGTGGTGCAGTTGGTGTAATTTCAGCCTTAATGTTGGTTGAAGTGAAAAATGTGAGGCAGCAAGAAAAGAACAGATGCACATATTGCCATGGGACAG GATACCTGCCATGTGCCCGTTGCTCTGCCAGCAAAATGTTGTTGGGCACCAAACGCTTTTCACTTTCTACAACTGAACGCTGTTCCAATTGTTCAGGAGCTGGGAAG GTGATGTGCCCAACATGCTTGTGCACGGGAATGGCAATGGCAAGTGAGCATGACCCACGTATAGATCCCTTTGACTAA